The Candidatus Zixiibacteriota bacterium genome includes a region encoding these proteins:
- a CDS encoding flippase-like domain-containing protein yields MMWKKKQFWGTVFAVALLAFCVKDVKLSELELLYHRVNLLYILLSLICSVAFVAFKALRWKLMVAPQKIIPVYRSITLYSAGQVLNILMPALTGQLGRVILFARKEGLRKTFVFSTIVLEILFDAITLVLFLLLTSLAFAFPDEYRSLSWVVAGITLALLAGLYVFLHYSRALEDLGRRCFRERRPGLYIGLKKFIRSFCKGIELLRSSQHLAGSLCISLVFWTTHMLVVYFLFKAFGFGLPIAAAAAVMIINTIALMVPITPGNAGTFEVAVSTSLVAFSVGRSDAVMFALALHIIDIIPMWIFGLAFLRSERMSLQEIQKEHQDEELIDHISEDGVLLDREKV; encoded by the coding sequence ATGATGTGGAAGAAGAAACAGTTCTGGGGGACAGTATTTGCCGTTGCTCTGCTGGCTTTCTGCGTAAAGGATGTTAAGCTCAGCGAACTGGAGTTGCTGTATCATCGCGTCAATCTTCTCTATATTCTTCTATCCCTGATTTGTTCAGTGGCTTTTGTTGCTTTCAAAGCCCTGCGTTGGAAGCTCATGGTCGCTCCCCAGAAGATAATCCCGGTTTATCGAAGCATAACCCTCTATTCTGCCGGACAGGTATTGAATATCCTCATGCCGGCCCTTACTGGTCAGCTTGGGAGGGTGATCCTTTTTGCGAGGAAAGAGGGATTGCGGAAGACTTTTGTCTTCTCAACGATTGTTCTTGAAATTCTGTTTGACGCCATTACACTGGTTCTGTTTCTGCTTCTTACTTCGCTGGCGTTTGCCTTTCCCGATGAGTATCGTTCGCTGAGTTGGGTCGTGGCTGGGATTACGCTGGCCTTATTGGCCGGATTATATGTGTTCCTGCACTATAGTCGTGCGCTCGAGGATTTGGGCCGCCGCTGCTTCCGTGAACGACGACCTGGGCTGTATATAGGTCTTAAGAAGTTCATCCGTTCATTTTGCAAGGGTATTGAACTGCTTCGCTCCAGCCAGCATCTAGCCGGATCGCTGTGTATTTCTCTGGTTTTCTGGACGACCCATATGCTGGTAGTCTATTTCCTCTTTAAGGCCTTCGGTTTCGGATTACCTATTGCTGCGGCAGCAGCTGTGATGATTATCAACACTATTGCTCTGATGGTCCCTATCACCCCTGGCAACGCAGGCACATTTGAAGTGGCGGTCAGTACGTCTTTGGTGGCTTTTTCGGTGGGGCGGTCGGACGCCGTGATGTTTGCCCTGGCTCTGCACATTATCGATATCATCCCGATGTGGATATTCGGTCTTGCCTTTCTCCGTAGCGAACGAATGTCACTTCAGGAAATTCAGAAGGAACACCAGGACGAAGAACTGATAGATCATATTTCCGAGGACGGCGTTCTTCTCGACCGGGAGAAAGTATGA
- a CDS encoding TetR/AcrR family transcriptional regulator translates to MKRQIKQSPKLPAEARRQQLLMAAHNLFDKKGYRATTLDDIATEVGLTKGAVYHHFRNKEAILLELTQMILNLYQDGVGKLPRGSLQPGELIRRLKKIDGEAPMHGARHNLSLLAEIIQIPRIRRAIDDGYEEFLGLCTRCLDPTLATSRKGLWQLALLTVNFYDGLCWGSFMHPNHIDFDKQARLFTKHFDAGKPGKARNRRGK, encoded by the coding sequence ATGAAGAGACAGATCAAACAAAGCCCCAAACTCCCGGCCGAAGCTCGCCGCCAGCAGCTTCTCATGGCGGCCCACAACCTCTTTGACAAGAAGGGGTACCGAGCCACGACGCTCGATGACATCGCTACGGAAGTGGGTCTTACCAAGGGTGCTGTCTATCATCATTTCAGGAATAAAGAGGCTATTCTCCTGGAGCTTACACAGATGATCCTAAATTTGTACCAGGACGGGGTCGGCAAACTGCCCCGAGGGAGCCTGCAGCCCGGTGAACTAATCCGCCGCCTCAAGAAAATCGATGGGGAGGCACCTATGCACGGAGCCAGGCACAACCTGTCCTTGCTGGCTGAGATAATACAGATTCCGCGTATCCGGAGAGCCATTGATGATGGATACGAGGAGTTCCTGGGGCTGTGCACGCGCTGTCTTGATCCGACCCTGGCTACATCCCGGAAGGGGTTATGGCAGTTAGCTCTGCTGACCGTCAACTTCTATGACGGTCTTTGCTGGGGGAGTTTCATGCATCCTAATCATATAGATTTCGACAAACAGGCTCGTCTGTTTACAAAACATTTTGACGCCGGGAAGCCCGGGAAGGCAAGGAATCGGAGAGGAAAATGA
- a CDS encoding TolC family protein: MSISELMPRRITGKLGWLTNLTRRMAVTALLALVLIAAVANAQPLELTIDKAREKALVFNRAYLAAQEEVTKAGGEVARARAGAFPTIEATGGYLHSFKIPKTFFEADGETQELQFGYANSFSAGLTVSQSLFQGGKVFAAYSIAKDYRKFSKAMADQSRSEVIYNAELLFYSALLQRSRLLVLEKALEANSYNLEVVEKQFSQGLVSEYEVLRARVEKNNLLPRILAVKSEVRLSEKRLKSFLGIEFNSDVTLREEAEDTSLQALPSLEEHFQMALEARPEIHQAEYMVDMRRKAIRVAQGDYYPSAGVFLSYDWQAGSDELSLRKNNSNSWTAGLSFTIPIFQGGARGGEVGISKADHRQAMLVREQLRDDVRLQVEEAYDLLTQAKETMDIQGANIAEAEAGLRISNLRYESGIGTLLEVLSAQVALTDARNAQAEAVFLFRQARSQLRIASTL; encoded by the coding sequence ATGAGCATCAGTGAGCTTATGCCCCGAAGAATAACAGGGAAGCTTGGTTGGTTGACAAACCTGACGCGACGAATGGCGGTTACCGCCCTACTGGCGCTGGTACTGATAGCTGCGGTCGCCAACGCGCAGCCTCTCGAATTGACTATAGATAAGGCCAGAGAGAAAGCGCTGGTTTTCAATCGCGCATACCTTGCGGCTCAGGAGGAAGTTACCAAGGCAGGCGGGGAAGTTGCCAGAGCTCGCGCAGGAGCGTTTCCAACGATTGAGGCTACCGGCGGTTATCTTCATAGTTTCAAGATACCCAAGACCTTTTTCGAGGCTGACGGTGAGACTCAGGAATTGCAATTCGGGTATGCGAATTCGTTCAGCGCCGGACTCACGGTAAGCCAATCGTTGTTTCAGGGCGGGAAAGTATTTGCTGCCTACTCCATTGCCAAGGACTATCGGAAATTTTCTAAGGCAATGGCCGACCAGTCGCGATCCGAAGTCATATACAATGCTGAACTGCTGTTCTACTCGGCTCTCCTGCAACGATCTAGATTGCTGGTGCTTGAGAAAGCTCTGGAGGCTAATAGTTACAATCTTGAGGTAGTAGAGAAACAGTTTTCGCAGGGTTTGGTGTCGGAGTATGAGGTTCTCCGGGCGAGAGTTGAAAAGAACAATCTCCTGCCTCGAATTCTGGCTGTTAAATCAGAAGTTCGGCTATCAGAGAAGCGACTGAAATCGTTCCTTGGTATTGAATTCAATTCTGATGTAACGCTGCGGGAAGAAGCGGAGGATACTTCACTACAGGCTCTGCCGTCGCTTGAAGAACATTTTCAAATGGCTCTTGAAGCTCGCCCGGAAATACATCAGGCCGAGTATATGGTTGATATGAGACGAAAGGCGATTCGGGTTGCCCAGGGCGATTACTATCCGTCAGCAGGTGTATTTCTGTCGTATGACTGGCAAGCTGGATCGGATGAACTAAGCCTGAGGAAAAACAACAGCAACTCCTGGACTGCCGGGCTTTCGTTTACCATTCCGATCTTCCAGGGTGGCGCTCGCGGGGGAGAGGTCGGAATCAGTAAGGCGGATCATCGGCAAGCCATGCTCGTTCGAGAACAACTTCGGGATGATGTGCGGCTTCAAGTAGAGGAAGCATACGACTTGTTGACGCAGGCAAAAGAGACGATGGATATTCAAGGCGCCAACATTGCGGAGGCTGAAGCCGGACTCAGGATATCGAATCTTCGTTATGAGTCAGGAATAGGAACACTATTGGAAGTACTCTCAGCTCAGGTGGCTCTGACTGATGCCCGCAACGCTCAGGCTGAAGCAGTATTTCTGTTCAGACAAGCAAGATCACAATTAAGAATAGCAAGCACACTCTAA
- the corA gene encoding magnesium/cobalt transporter CorA — MIKSFLNSPGQDIVVMDGIQSFDEMVKLEDSVLWVDMCKPTDEESFVLTHDFHFHPLAIEDVISEKPRTKVDDYDQYLFVVFQIVDYIGREEGLKIGEIDLFVTDNALVTVHYDDHRIFDYLHHRAERDERLMSRGVDFLSHAVIDSIVDNYSATLDILEYDIDQIEDDVLGGEAEEDTLKTIFTLRRDIVHLKRIVMPQKEVLARFSREQFSQISSKAAVYFSDVHDHLVRIDDIASFHREILNSSLEVYYSSISTRTNAIIKILTIFTVLFIPPTFLVGLWGMNFDSMPELSLKYGYWYALGIMLVVVFGLVVFFRKKKWL; from the coding sequence ATGATCAAGTCCTTCCTTAATTCGCCCGGCCAGGACATCGTGGTCATGGACGGCATCCAGAGTTTCGACGAGATGGTGAAACTCGAGGACAGTGTTCTGTGGGTTGACATGTGCAAACCGACCGATGAGGAATCGTTTGTCCTGACGCATGATTTCCATTTTCACCCGCTCGCTATTGAGGACGTGATCTCCGAAAAACCGCGCACCAAGGTTGATGATTATGATCAGTATCTTTTTGTCGTCTTTCAGATTGTAGACTACATAGGACGGGAAGAAGGACTCAAGATTGGTGAGATCGACTTATTTGTTACCGACAATGCACTGGTAACGGTCCACTACGATGACCACCGTATTTTTGACTATCTGCACCATCGAGCTGAACGTGACGAGCGACTCATGTCTCGTGGAGTCGATTTCCTTTCTCATGCTGTTATCGATAGTATTGTTGACAACTACAGTGCAACGCTGGACATCCTTGAATATGATATTGACCAGATTGAGGACGACGTTCTGGGGGGAGAGGCTGAGGAGGACACGCTCAAAACGATTTTTACTCTGCGCCGTGATATAGTCCATCTGAAGCGGATCGTGATGCCCCAGAAGGAAGTCCTGGCGCGGTTCTCCCGCGAGCAATTCAGTCAGATTTCCAGCAAAGCGGCCGTCTATTTTTCGGATGTCCACGATCATCTGGTGCGAATTGACGACATTGCCAGTTTTCACCGCGAGATTCTCAATTCTTCCCTCGAAGTCTACTATTCCTCAATCTCGACCAGAACCAATGCCATAATCAAGATCCTGACGATATTCACCGTGCTGTTTATTCCACCTACTTTCCTCGTTGGCTTGTGGGGGATGAACTTCGATTCTATGCCTGAACTGAGCTTGAAATACGGTTACTGGTATGCTCTGGGGATTATGCTGGTAGTAGTTTTCGGTCTGGTAGTCTTCTTTCGCAAAAAAAAGTGGTTGTAA
- a CDS encoding BatD family protein translates to MVCGTVSAVGQGDDVTLTVSLDRDTIGLDEHATLQIIVAGTSQDLPNPQVPTLAAFEVYSQGRSSNFSIINGQVTSSVTYRYLLMPRKHGVFVIDNIAIVHSKKRYKGNPVELTVLNTGTSASSQLQDEASASTSRGKDHFLEAVIDKKNPYVNEQVTLTLKFCIAIQYYGSPELSEPTTTGFWTELLGNKAPYRQKINNRTYKIIERKYALFPTQTGDLTIGRATIRVNVPARGNRGRDPFSAFGDFFNTGKEISVSSKPIRINVRSLPDEGRPVDFTGSIGNFKISGKTDKREVEVNQPVTLTLRISGTGNIKAAAEPVIPELDEFRIYRASSSENITKVKDRIGGSKIYEEVFIPKRPGTLEIPAISYNYFVPSEGRYRTIATAPIKLRVIKPEGYVAATDAPFARPSLLIGSDARDIRYIKTDAGEMSLIGRVFFTTPVYLVVNGLPVLVLAGMIFVRRRRERLASDVSYARSRQAGKLARKRLARARSLAKPDQAGDFFAEVHFALTSYVADKLNISPHGLTTDSLRELLEERSVEEVVIEDVCMALQKCDFGRFAPAETKQENIDQLLLMAEQIMIHLEGVRFA, encoded by the coding sequence ATGGTATGTGGAACGGTCAGTGCCGTCGGACAGGGAGATGATGTCACCCTGACCGTCTCGCTTGACCGGGATACGATTGGTCTTGATGAACACGCCACACTTCAGATAATCGTCGCAGGCACATCTCAGGACCTTCCTAATCCACAGGTTCCAACATTGGCCGCTTTCGAAGTTTATTCACAGGGGAGATCCAGTAATTTCAGCATCATCAACGGCCAGGTCACTTCCTCTGTTACCTATCGTTACCTGCTCATGCCGCGTAAGCACGGTGTCTTTGTCATTGATAACATCGCGATTGTTCACAGCAAGAAACGATACAAGGGCAATCCGGTTGAACTAACGGTTCTGAACACTGGAACTTCGGCCTCATCACAGCTTCAGGATGAAGCATCGGCATCAACTAGTCGCGGGAAAGATCACTTCCTGGAAGCTGTCATTGACAAAAAGAACCCATACGTCAATGAGCAGGTTACGCTCACGCTGAAGTTCTGTATCGCGATACAGTATTATGGCAGTCCGGAACTCTCGGAACCGACCACCACCGGCTTCTGGACAGAACTCCTTGGAAACAAGGCTCCCTACCGCCAGAAGATCAACAATCGTACGTACAAGATTATCGAGCGCAAATATGCCCTGTTTCCTACTCAGACTGGCGATCTCACTATTGGTCGTGCTACTATTCGTGTCAATGTTCCCGCGAGGGGTAATCGAGGGCGGGATCCCTTTAGTGCTTTCGGTGATTTCTTTAATACCGGCAAGGAAATCTCGGTCAGTAGCAAGCCGATCAGGATCAATGTTCGATCTCTGCCTGACGAGGGCCGTCCCGTTGATTTTACGGGCAGTATCGGGAATTTCAAGATCAGTGGTAAGACCGACAAGCGTGAAGTCGAGGTCAATCAGCCAGTGACTCTAACGCTACGTATCTCTGGGACGGGCAATATTAAGGCCGCGGCTGAGCCGGTCATTCCGGAGTTGGATGAGTTTCGTATCTACCGGGCTTCCAGCAGTGAGAACATCACTAAAGTCAAAGACCGCATCGGCGGAAGCAAAATATATGAAGAAGTGTTCATCCCGAAACGTCCCGGAACTCTGGAAATACCAGCTATCTCGTACAACTACTTTGTTCCTTCCGAGGGGCGTTACCGGACAATTGCAACCGCTCCGATCAAACTGCGGGTGATCAAGCCGGAAGGATATGTGGCTGCGACTGATGCCCCCTTTGCCCGTCCCAGTTTGCTCATCGGTAGTGATGCGCGGGATATCCGATACATCAAGACTGATGCTGGAGAGATGTCGTTGATCGGTCGTGTGTTTTTCACCACGCCGGTCTATCTGGTTGTGAATGGGTTGCCGGTGCTCGTGCTGGCCGGTATGATCTTCGTGCGACGACGGCGGGAAAGACTGGCCTCCGATGTCAGCTATGCCCGTTCCCGGCAAGCTGGCAAACTGGCCCGGAAACGTCTGGCTCGGGCTCGATCTCTGGCGAAACCCGACCAGGCCGGTGATTTCTTTGCCGAAGTGCATTTTGCTCTGACTTCGTATGTAGCCGACAAGCTCAACATTTCGCCCCACGGTCTGACCACTGATAGCCTCCGCGAATTGCTGGAGGAACGTTCAGTTGAAGAGGTAGTGATAGAAGATGTCTGCATGGCTCTACAGAAGTGCGACTTCGGGCGGTTTGCGCCAGCCGAGACCAAACAGGAGAATATTGATCAATTGCTCTTGATGGCCGAACAGATAATGATCCACCTCGAAGGAGTACGATTTGCTTAG
- a CDS encoding tetratricopeptide repeat protein, with protein sequence MLRFYAILIMVMVTSVSATPATDSLFLQGNQAYEDKDYESAIDKYLAALSHGVESAPLYYNLGNAYFKAGDLGRAVLSYHRARRLAPDDEDLVHNLEFARQFPSVQMEGVKLNPINSFMESLVASYRLDTLAWAMSAIFILFCLLLMVRFGLGYNNPLQRVSTVVVLVILLGISGLTTFKYRTDYLTRWAVVVADESLVLSGPTDGADLEFRGAPGLIVEIMAETGDYYNVLFENKRRGWMKKSLLAEI encoded by the coding sequence TTGCTTAGGTTCTACGCCATTCTCATCATGGTGATGGTGACTTCTGTCAGCGCTACGCCTGCCACCGATAGTCTCTTTCTTCAGGGTAATCAGGCTTACGAGGATAAGGATTATGAGTCTGCGATAGACAAATATCTGGCTGCCCTGAGTCACGGTGTCGAATCGGCACCTCTATATTATAATCTGGGGAACGCATACTTCAAGGCCGGCGATTTGGGACGAGCCGTACTTTCCTATCACAGGGCGCGACGGCTAGCCCCGGACGATGAAGACCTGGTTCATAATCTTGAATTTGCCCGGCAATTCCCCAGTGTTCAGATGGAAGGGGTAAAGCTTAATCCGATCAATAGCTTTATGGAATCACTGGTGGCTTCATATCGTCTGGATACCCTGGCCTGGGCTATGTCGGCCATATTCATATTGTTCTGCCTGTTGCTTATGGTCCGTTTCGGACTAGGATACAACAATCCCTTACAGCGGGTGTCCACCGTGGTGGTGCTGGTAATTCTGTTGGGCATATCAGGTCTGACCACTTTCAAGTATCGGACTGACTATCTAACCCGTTGGGCAGTGGTTGTGGCCGACGAGAGCCTTGTGCTATCGGGACCAACCGATGGTGCCGACCTTGAATTTCGGGGTGCCCCGGGACTGATTGTCGAGATTATGGCTGAGACCGGCGATTACTATAACGTGCTGTTTGAGAACAAACGACGTGGCTGGATGAAAAAATCTCTCCTGGCCGAGATATAG
- a CDS encoding tetratricopeptide repeat protein: MNMRWVAMVALLILLMVGTGVAADHVDLVREGNEAFNDGDFATAMEKYHSAEVEIPESPELLYNIGGASFKQGDYEQAVDNYTRALNTTNIGLAAQVYYNIGNTYFRMGDYQNAITNYEKSLEINPDDLNAKFNLELARKMLKENTQPKQQDQDQEQEQQQQEQQQQQEQEQQEGEQEEEQDQDQQDGEQDQQDQQQQQQQQQQEQNEISKEDAERILNALRDDEQDLQKKIKRQIAAGAYRGNDW; this comes from the coding sequence ATGAATATGCGATGGGTAGCTATGGTGGCACTGCTGATACTCCTCATGGTGGGGACCGGTGTGGCAGCCGATCATGTGGATCTGGTCCGGGAGGGCAACGAGGCTTTTAATGATGGTGATTTCGCAACGGCGATGGAAAAATATCACAGCGCAGAAGTGGAGATTCCCGAATCGCCGGAGTTGCTCTACAATATCGGTGGAGCGTCTTTCAAGCAGGGAGACTATGAACAGGCAGTTGACAATTACACCAGGGCACTCAACACGACTAATATAGGACTGGCGGCGCAGGTTTACTATAATATCGGCAATACCTACTTCCGCATGGGTGATTATCAGAACGCCATCACGAACTACGAGAAATCGTTGGAGATCAACCCTGACGATCTGAATGCGAAGTTCAACCTGGAACTGGCTCGCAAGATGCTCAAAGAGAACACTCAACCGAAGCAACAGGATCAGGACCAGGAACAGGAACAGCAACAACAGGAACAGCAACAGCAACAAGAGCAGGAACAGCAGGAAGGCGAGCAGGAAGAAGAACAGGATCAGGATCAACAGGATGGTGAACAAGACCAGCAGGATCAGCAACAACAACAGCAGCAGCAGCAACAGGAGCAAAACGAGATATCAAAGGAGGATGCTGAACGAATTCTCAATGCTCTGCGTGATGATGAGCAGGATCTTCAGAAGAAAATCAAACGACAAATCGCGGCTGGAGCCTACCGTGGGAATGACTGGTAA
- a CDS encoding VWA domain-containing protein, whose amino-acid sequence MNVEFGGLSVSFLELIDTTVPALIIFGVGAFVIAAMLIYHFKYRRFKSASIKYSDIRIVKRAARSSRQRFRFVLLLLRVLAVAAFVVAFARPRSGTEYQEVTSEGVDIVIALDVSSSMQAEDFKPNNRLYVAKEEIKNFIEKRVNDRIGLVVFARYSYTQCPLTTDYGVLLSFVDQVDFGLIDDGTAIGMALANSVNRLRDSESESRIIILLTDGDNNAGEIDPVTAANLAAAFDIKVYTIGAGKSGRAMYPYQDPVFGKRYVYQPTKIDEETLKKIAERTGGKFFRARSGDELQEIYTLIDELEKTEIEVAAHIQYVELFHFFAYAGLLLLMLEMLLAHTYFRKLP is encoded by the coding sequence ATGAATGTAGAGTTTGGTGGATTGTCGGTAAGCTTCCTGGAATTGATCGACACTACTGTCCCTGCCCTGATTATCTTTGGCGTCGGTGCCTTTGTTATCGCCGCGATGCTGATTTACCATTTCAAATACCGGCGCTTTAAATCAGCCTCAATCAAGTACTCCGATATACGAATTGTCAAACGCGCCGCTCGGAGCAGCCGTCAGCGTTTCCGCTTCGTGCTGTTGTTGCTACGTGTGCTGGCGGTGGCGGCGTTTGTGGTGGCTTTTGCTCGACCCCGGTCGGGAACCGAGTATCAGGAGGTGACTTCGGAAGGTGTCGATATTGTGATCGCCCTGGATGTGTCATCATCGATGCAGGCCGAAGATTTCAAACCCAACAATCGCCTTTATGTGGCCAAGGAAGAAATCAAGAATTTTATTGAGAAGCGAGTTAACGACCGTATCGGTCTGGTTGTATTCGCGCGATATTCGTATACACAGTGTCCGCTCACGACTGACTATGGGGTGTTGTTGAGTTTTGTCGATCAGGTCGATTTTGGATTGATTGATGACGGCACTGCAATCGGTATGGCGCTGGCTAACTCTGTCAATCGTCTGCGGGATTCGGAGAGCGAGAGCAGGATTATCATTTTGTTAACTGATGGCGACAACAATGCCGGTGAGATCGACCCTGTTACTGCCGCTAACCTCGCCGCAGCGTTCGATATTAAGGTATACACGATCGGTGCAGGCAAATCCGGTCGAGCTATGTATCCGTACCAGGACCCGGTATTTGGCAAGCGCTATGTATATCAGCCGACCAAGATTGACGAAGAAACCCTCAAGAAGATAGCCGAGCGTACCGGCGGGAAATTCTTCCGGGCCAGGTCGGGCGATGAACTCCAGGAGATCTATACCCTGATAGACGAACTGGAAAAAACCGAAATCGAAGTGGCAGCTCATATTCAGTATGTTGAGCTATTCCACTTTTTCGCCTATGCCGGCTTATTGTTGCTAATGCTTGAAATGCTGCTGGCCCACACATATTTTCGCAAGCTGCCGTAA
- a CDS encoding VWA domain-containing protein: protein MRFAQPENFLLLLVVLALIGFVFWALRRKKKLLQRFGDLPLIMKNAPYISFVRQGSKATFLMIALVLIVLALARLQFGTHLEMLKREGIDLMVALDVSNSMLARDMKPNRLGKAKQELQSIIDRLQGDRIGLVVFAGDAFIQCPLTLDYASAGFLLGAVDQTSVSIQGTSLSSAIEATARAFNQQEKKHKVMILLTDGEDQDEGAIEAAEEARKQGVKIYTVGIGNPNGEPIPIVDRSGKQVGFKKDQDGEVILTRLDEVTLQKIALATGGKYYHASAGEMELDRIFDEIASLEKKELEGTLVTRYDDRFQWPLLLAMLFIIGEFFLPERKKPRKRIV from the coding sequence ATGCGTTTCGCCCAACCTGAAAACTTCCTGTTGTTGCTCGTTGTACTGGCTTTGATCGGTTTTGTCTTCTGGGCGCTCAGGAGAAAGAAAAAGCTTCTTCAGCGTTTCGGTGATCTGCCTTTGATTATGAAGAACGCGCCCTATATTTCGTTTGTCCGTCAGGGCAGTAAAGCCACCTTTTTGATGATTGCTCTGGTGCTTATTGTACTTGCTCTGGCCCGGCTGCAATTTGGAACTCACCTTGAGATGCTCAAGCGAGAAGGGATCGACCTCATGGTGGCGTTGGATGTTTCCAATTCCATGCTGGCCCGTGATATGAAACCCAACCGACTGGGTAAGGCCAAGCAGGAACTTCAGTCTATTATTGATCGACTTCAGGGTGATCGTATTGGGTTGGTCGTTTTCGCCGGAGATGCTTTTATTCAATGTCCCCTGACGCTCGACTACGCATCAGCCGGTTTCTTACTGGGTGCTGTCGATCAAACATCGGTCAGCATTCAGGGAACGTCCCTGTCCTCCGCTATTGAAGCGACCGCTCGTGCTTTTAACCAGCAGGAGAAGAAGCATAAGGTTATGATCCTGTTGACCGATGGAGAAGATCAGGACGAGGGCGCGATTGAGGCTGCCGAGGAGGCTCGCAAGCAGGGTGTTAAGATATATACGGTGGGGATTGGCAATCCAAATGGGGAACCTATTCCTATTGTTGACCGTAGTGGTAAGCAGGTAGGCTTCAAGAAGGACCAGGATGGCGAGGTTATACTGACTCGTCTGGATGAGGTCACTTTGCAGAAAATCGCTCTGGCCACCGGTGGCAAGTACTACCACGCTTCGGCCGGTGAGATGGAGCTTGATCGGATATTTGATGAGATCGCGAGTCTGGAGAAAAAGGAATTGGAAGGTACATTGGTAACCCGTTACGATGATCGCTTCCAGTGGCCGTTACTGTTGGCGATGCTATTCATTATCGGAGAGTTTTTCCTGCCGGAACGAAAAAAGCCGCGGAAGAGGATTGTCTAA
- a CDS encoding BatD family protein, translating to MTLAQSEADTVASLPGVEITTSVDRADMYVGDLVTYILTIVHDSTYKLIPPPLGANLGAFDVKDYQPDIVTVLEDGRVQSENRFVLSTFTTGDYVIPPIPVIFDLPDGTRKVMISEAVPVKVNSLLLNTDDSLDIKPLKTQYEFLRDLTIYYYWGGAIALVLLLVGLWFWRRLRKKKTEVEPVDLRPPWEIAFERLAVLQGKNLIDGDGHKLYYIELSEIARWYLGRVYQCNALDMTTEEFMAQFESLTLPPGIFDDTIGFLSHADLVKFAKLVPAGERTGLDFDSVHAIVERVRTDQVQRLAVTTTVDTQSDQNTGTPSQQERAS from the coding sequence GTGACGCTTGCTCAGAGCGAGGCTGACACGGTAGCTTCTCTACCGGGAGTAGAGATCACCACCTCCGTTGATCGCGCCGACATGTATGTGGGCGACCTGGTAACGTACATCCTGACAATCGTCCATGACTCGACCTACAAACTGATTCCTCCACCGCTGGGAGCCAACCTCGGAGCTTTCGATGTCAAGGACTATCAACCTGATATCGTCACGGTACTGGAAGACGGCCGGGTGCAGAGCGAAAACAGGTTTGTCCTGTCCACGTTTACGACCGGAGATTATGTTATTCCGCCGATCCCGGTCATTTTCGATCTACCCGACGGCACTCGCAAGGTTATGATTTCAGAGGCAGTGCCGGTCAAGGTGAACTCGCTTCTGCTAAACACCGATGACTCGCTGGATATTAAACCCTTGAAGACTCAGTATGAGTTCCTTCGCGATCTGACCATATACTATTATTGGGGAGGGGCTATCGCGCTTGTCCTGTTGTTGGTCGGTCTGTGGTTCTGGCGGCGGTTACGAAAGAAGAAGACGGAGGTTGAGCCGGTGGACCTCCGCCCGCCATGGGAAATTGCATTTGAACGGCTGGCCGTTCTTCAGGGAAAGAACCTCATCGACGGTGACGGACATAAACTCTACTATATTGAACTGTCCGAGATTGCTCGTTGGTATCTTGGTCGTGTCTACCAGTGTAATGCACTCGATATGACAACAGAAGAGTTCATGGCCCAGTTTGAGAGTTTGACTCTGCCTCCCGGTATTTTCGATGATACGATTGGATTTCTCAGTCATGCCGATCTGGTAAAGTTTGCCAAACTAGTGCCTGCCGGAGAACGAACAGGGTTAGATTTCGACTCCGTTCATGCCATCGTGGAAAGAGTTCGCACCGATCAGGTGCAACGTCTGGCTGTTACCACAACTGTTGATACACAGTCCGATCAAAATACTGGTACGCCCTCACAGCAGGAGAGAGCGTCATGA